A window of the Candidatus Nanoarchaeia archaeon genome harbors these coding sequences:
- a CDS encoding MBL fold metallo-hydrolase, producing MKLVILKKGVHDDQGSVSQEIENHISKICSAVVLLKAEKPGEKNIIADTGSPGYADEILASLKKEGLKPEDIEFVLITHTHMDHVFNTYLFRNASIVRGRIVDYPNQTLTMFKSSDSVKIPGVAILPTPGHAENHTSYVVKSGGKTYVIAGDAIREERIKTGTFGVPPNQEYIDSARKIAEIADVIIPGHGRIIQGKDLDELRKAVYRMKVK from the coding sequence ATGAAACTCGTCATCCTAAAGAAGGGCGTCCACGACGACCAAGGATCAGTGAGCCAAGAGATAGAAAACCATATCAGCAAAATCTGCAGCGCTGTTGTCCTGCTCAAAGCCGAAAAGCCAGGAGAGAAAAACATCATTGCAGATACCGGAAGCCCGGGCTACGCTGATGAGATTTTGGCGAGCCTTAAAAAAGAAGGGCTGAAACCAGAGGATATTGAGTTTGTCCTCATCACCCATACCCATATGGATCATGTGTTCAACACTTACCTCTTCAGGAATGCAAGCATCGTGCGCGGCAGAATTGTAGATTACCCAAATCAAACCCTTACCATGTTCAAAAGCAGTGATTCCGTCAAGATTCCTGGAGTTGCAATCCTCCCTACCCCTGGCCATGCTGAGAATCATACATCCTATGTCGTGAAGTCCGGAGGAAAGACCTATGTGATTGCAGGAGACGCGATCCGGGAGGAGCGCATTAAGACAGGAACCTTTGGAGTGCCTCCAAATCAGGAGTACATTGACAGCGCCAGGAAGATTGCAGAAATAGCTGATGTAATCATTCCTGGCCATGGAAGAATAATCCAAGGAAAGGATTTGGATGAGCTGAGGAAAGCAGTTTATCGGATGAAGGTGAAATGA